In Micromonospora sp. LH3U1, one genomic interval encodes:
- a CDS encoding HAD family hydrolase: MINAIFFDVGGTILDESREFEAWADWLGVPRHTLSAVFGAVIARGLDYQETFRAFRPDFDLAVELERRAAADKPESFGEEDLYPDARPCLTSLKDQGLVVGLAGNQPAHAETILRALDLPVDVIGTSHGWGVAKPSPAFFERVVREGGGVASSILYVGDRPDNDARPAREAGMKTCLIRRSPWGHILDIPAVSEQCLFRIDSLDELPGLVAKHNAASG; this comes from the coding sequence GTGATAAACGCGATCTTCTTCGATGTCGGCGGGACGATTCTCGACGAGTCCCGCGAGTTCGAGGCCTGGGCAGACTGGCTCGGCGTTCCACGACACACGCTTTCGGCGGTGTTCGGCGCGGTGATCGCCAGAGGTCTGGACTATCAGGAGACGTTCCGGGCTTTCCGGCCCGACTTCGACCTCGCGGTCGAGCTTGAGCGTCGAGCCGCCGCTGACAAGCCGGAATCGTTCGGCGAGGAGGACCTCTATCCCGACGCGCGGCCGTGCCTGACGTCCTTGAAGGATCAGGGCCTGGTCGTGGGCTTGGCCGGCAACCAGCCAGCTCATGCCGAGACGATCCTCCGCGCTCTGGACCTTCCCGTGGACGTGATCGGCACGTCGCACGGTTGGGGCGTGGCGAAGCCGTCGCCGGCCTTCTTCGAGCGGGTCGTCCGCGAAGGCGGTGGCGTTGCGTCCTCGATCCTCTACGTCGGCGATCGGCCCGACAACGATGCGCGCCCGGCCCGGGAGGCCGGTATGAAGACGTGCCTGATCCGGCGCAGTCCCTGGGGTCACATCCTCGACATCCCCGCCGTGTCCGAGCAGTGCCTGTTCCGCATCGACTCGCTGGACGAACTCCCGGGCCTGGTGGCGAAGCACAACGCGGCGAGCGGCTAG
- a CDS encoding SigE family RNA polymerase sigma factor — MSRYDDDEFRLFVQRQWGSLLRTAYLLTGDRGTAEDLAQSALEKTHRRWGRILRRDAPEVYVRRVMVNTAISWRRRRRPLEVPLLTSDSAPTSDAYAQVEERQLLLAALRRLPPRTQAVLVLRYFEDLSEADTAQVLGCSIGSVKSQASRGLARLRVEFAPTAPQSPVRLEEELA; from the coding sequence GTGAGCCGGTACGACGACGACGAGTTCCGGCTGTTCGTGCAACGACAGTGGGGGTCGTTGCTCCGAACCGCCTACCTGCTGACCGGCGACCGGGGGACAGCCGAGGACCTGGCGCAGTCGGCGTTGGAGAAGACCCATCGGCGCTGGGGGCGGATACTGCGCAGGGACGCCCCTGAGGTCTACGTACGCCGGGTGATGGTCAACACGGCGATCTCCTGGCGGCGTCGGCGGAGGCCACTGGAGGTGCCGCTGCTGACCTCCGACAGCGCGCCGACGTCGGACGCGTACGCGCAGGTGGAGGAGCGGCAACTGCTCCTCGCCGCGCTGCGGCGGTTACCACCCCGGACCCAGGCGGTTCTGGTGCTGCGCTACTTCGAGGACCTCAGCGAGGCGGACACCGCCCAGGTTCTCGGCTGCTCCATCGGCTCGGTGAAGAGCCAGGCCTCGCGCGGGCTGGCCCGGCTGCGGGTCGAGTTCGCCCCGACCGCCCCGCAGTCCCCGGTACGGCTCGAGGAGGAACTGGCATGA
- a CDS encoding VOC family protein, translating to MTNEVTVPLLPCASIDDIATFYEVLGFNATHKQRKPSPYVALRREDLHLHFFEIAGFDPEQSYGSCLVLTSDIGALHRAFAEGMRTAYGKVLVSGTPRMTRPRARKNYDGVGGFSIIDPGGNWIRVVQKAATTRTPATTSAGRLAKALANAVVQGDSRGDVQQAVRILDSALARPQADDDPVEQVEVLVYRAELAMVLHDHETATEMLARVDSVALSADETERAAPTFETAADLAAALR from the coding sequence ATGACCAACGAGGTGACCGTTCCCCTGCTGCCCTGCGCGTCCATCGACGACATCGCCACCTTCTACGAGGTTCTCGGATTCAACGCCACGCACAAGCAGCGCAAGCCCAGCCCGTACGTGGCGTTGCGACGCGAAGATCTGCATCTGCACTTCTTCGAGATCGCCGGGTTCGACCCGGAGCAGTCCTACGGCTCCTGCCTCGTACTCACCTCGGACATCGGGGCACTGCACCGGGCGTTCGCTGAGGGCATGCGGACCGCGTACGGCAAGGTGCTGGTGTCCGGGACCCCGCGGATGACGCGACCCCGGGCGCGAAAGAACTACGACGGAGTGGGCGGATTCAGCATCATCGACCCGGGCGGCAATTGGATCCGCGTCGTTCAGAAGGCCGCCACCACGCGTACGCCGGCGACGACGTCTGCCGGGCGGCTCGCCAAAGCCCTGGCGAACGCCGTCGTGCAGGGCGACTCCAGGGGTGACGTCCAGCAGGCCGTCCGAATCCTCGACAGCGCGCTGGCCCGACCGCAAGCGGACGACGACCCGGTCGAACAGGTGGAGGTCCTCGTCTACCGCGCCGAACTGGCCATGGTCCTGCACGACCACGAGACTGCAACGGAAATGCTGGCCCGCGTCGATAGTGTCGCGCTCAGCGCGGACGAGACCGAACGGGCAGCGCCCACGTTCGAAACCGCCGCCGACCTCGCAGCGGCACTGCGCTGA
- a CDS encoding mechanosensitive ion channel family protein, producing MRTALIVLAALAAAVVVDLVSGVLVRRGARGRYRWLLEPLWHACRRPAAAFLLVGALYYALPPGPAEWQRYLRHAILLVLVVAGAWLVVKALHVAEAVAFSRLPSDPVTSRRVRRARTQIRPVRRLTVAVVTIVAIGLILITFRPVRLFGISILTSAGVVGAVIGLSARTALGNAFSGIQVAFADGLHVGDVLVVDGEWGRVEEVKLTNVVIRLWDDRMLILPTTYFTERPFQNWTRNESRVIGKIQLHVDHTADLDDLRREAHRLVESSPLWDRNRWVLQMVDATPQAVVIQVQASAADGASAWDLRCDLREGLIRYLRDKHPQWLPRTRSQYQP from the coding sequence ATGCGTACCGCGTTGATCGTGTTGGCCGCGCTGGCGGCAGCCGTGGTCGTGGACCTGGTCTCCGGCGTGCTGGTCCGCCGGGGTGCCCGTGGCCGCTATAGGTGGCTGCTGGAGCCGCTGTGGCACGCCTGCCGCCGCCCGGCGGCCGCGTTCCTGCTGGTCGGGGCGCTGTACTACGCGCTGCCGCCCGGACCGGCCGAGTGGCAGCGTTATCTGCGGCACGCCATCCTGCTGGTCCTGGTCGTCGCCGGTGCGTGGCTGGTGGTCAAGGCATTGCACGTCGCCGAGGCGGTCGCGTTCAGCCGCCTGCCGAGCGATCCGGTCACGAGCCGGCGGGTCCGGCGGGCCCGGACCCAGATCCGCCCCGTGCGGCGGCTCACCGTCGCCGTGGTTACGATCGTCGCGATCGGCCTGATCCTGATCACCTTCCGGCCGGTACGCCTCTTCGGCATCTCCATTCTGACCTCGGCCGGGGTGGTCGGCGCGGTGATCGGCCTCTCCGCCCGAACCGCGCTCGGCAACGCGTTCTCCGGCATCCAGGTCGCCTTCGCCGACGGGCTGCACGTCGGCGACGTGCTGGTGGTGGACGGTGAATGGGGCCGGGTCGAGGAGGTGAAGCTGACCAACGTGGTGATCCGGCTCTGGGATGACCGGATGCTCATCCTGCCGACCACCTACTTCACCGAGCGGCCGTTCCAAAACTGGACCCGGAACGAGTCGCGGGTGATTGGCAAGATCCAGTTACATGTCGACCACACCGCCGACCTGGACGACCTGCGCCGGGAGGCACACCGACTGGTCGAGTCCTCACCGCTGTGGGATCGAAACCGGTGGGTGCTCCAGATGGTCGACGCCACCCCGCAGGCGGTGGTCATCCAGGTGCAGGCCTCGGCCGCGGACGGCGCCAGCGCCTGGGACCTGCGCTGCGACCTACGCGAGGGACTGATCCGCTACCTGCGCGACAAGCACCCCCAATGGCTGCCCCGCACCCGCAGCCAGTACCAGCCCTGA
- a CDS encoding class I SAM-dependent methyltransferase, with translation MNREKVRQAYGSMAELYIGHFGTTEQVDPDDLAFIRRHLASRPGTVLDLGCGPGHLTGYLRSLGVDATGIDLVPEFIAHARAAHPNVEYHLGSLERLDVPDNSVDGILAWYSLIHLPPQELDGVLIEFRRAMAPAGTLVLGVFEADEVAAFDHKVVTAYRWPIDEISERLGRAGFLEVERLPRPSDGIHRPHAAIAAVAVDGAR, from the coding sequence GTGAACAGGGAGAAGGTCCGGCAGGCATACGGGTCCATGGCAGAGCTCTACATTGGGCATTTCGGCACCACCGAGCAGGTAGATCCCGACGACCTCGCCTTCATCAGGCGACATCTGGCGAGTCGGCCCGGCACGGTGCTGGATCTCGGGTGCGGGCCTGGCCATCTCACCGGTTACCTTCGTTCGCTCGGCGTCGACGCCACAGGGATCGACCTGGTCCCCGAGTTCATCGCCCATGCACGGGCGGCCCACCCGAACGTCGAGTACCACCTCGGGTCGTTGGAACGCCTGGACGTCCCCGACAACTCCGTCGACGGCATCCTGGCCTGGTACTCGTTGATCCATCTGCCGCCGCAGGAACTCGACGGCGTGCTCATCGAGTTCCGGCGAGCGATGGCTCCGGCCGGAACATTGGTGCTGGGCGTCTTCGAGGCCGACGAGGTCGCCGCCTTCGACCACAAGGTCGTGACCGCCTACCGCTGGCCCATCGACGAGATCTCCGAGCGACTCGGCCGGGCCGGTTTCCTGGAGGTCGAACGCCTACCGCGTCCCAGCGACGGCATTCATCGGCCGCATGCCGCCATCGCGGCGGTCGCAGTGGACGGGGCGAGGTGA
- a CDS encoding alpha/beta hydrolase yields MAGTPQILFIQGAGAGTYDEWDNKLVDSLRRELGDGYEVRYPRMPDEDDPSYATWSAAIRREIAAVADGAVVVGHSVGGTILVNALAERPPERELTAIVLIAAPFVGAGGWPGDGFESPYDLGATLPRGVPVHVFHGLQDETAPPSHADLYAGVIPQAQLHRLPGRDHQLDNDLSEVATVIGRD; encoded by the coding sequence GTGGCGGGAACTCCGCAGATCTTGTTCATCCAGGGCGCCGGCGCCGGCACCTACGACGAGTGGGACAACAAGCTGGTCGACAGCTTGAGGCGGGAGCTCGGGGACGGGTACGAGGTCCGCTACCCGCGCATGCCCGACGAGGACGACCCGAGCTACGCCACGTGGAGCGCGGCCATCCGGCGGGAGATCGCGGCGGTGGCCGACGGGGCGGTCGTCGTGGGCCATTCAGTGGGCGGGACGATCCTCGTCAACGCGCTCGCTGAGCGGCCACCGGAGCGGGAGCTCACGGCCATCGTGCTGATCGCCGCCCCGTTCGTCGGTGCGGGCGGCTGGCCCGGCGACGGGTTCGAGTCGCCGTACGACCTCGGCGCGACGCTGCCGCGAGGTGTGCCGGTGCACGTGTTCCATGGACTCCAGGACGAAACTGCTCCACCGTCGCACGCGGACCTGTACGCCGGCGTCATTCCGCAGGCACAACTGCACCGGCTGCCCGGCCGCGATCACCAGCTGGACAACGACTTGAGCGAGGTCGCGACGGTGATCGGACGCGACTAG
- a CDS encoding arabinofuranosidase catalytic domain-containing protein, which yields MNVKRRLSRLLAAAGTLLVLVVGAGIYVVSDTPGVAHAAGTGPCDIYASGGTPCVAAHSTTRALYGAYNGPLYQVRRSSNNATQDIGVLSAGGLANAAAQDSFCANTSCVITVIYDQSGRNNRLTQAPPGGFSGPAPGGFDNLADAKAAPITIGGQKAYGVYIAPGTGYRNNNTNGVATGDQPEGIYAVVDGTHYNQWCCFDYGNAQTNGLADERAIMETVYFGANKQWGYGAGSGPWIMADLEWGLFSGVNAGYNNIASINHRFVTAMVKGEPNHWAIRGGNAQSGSLTTYFDGPRPNGYHPMKKEGAILLGIGGDNSITGRGTFFEGVLTSGYPSAATENAVQANINAAAYAPASGGNPQQNVQVVGGQSGRCIDVPNGTTTNGTQVQLWDCTGGTPQRWTYTATRQLQTSGNKCLDANGQGTTNGTQAIIWDCHSGTNQQWNLNANGTITGVQSGLCLDANGAATVNGTKLILWACNGQQNQQWSTRS from the coding sequence ATGAACGTGAAGAGAAGGCTGAGCCGCCTCTTGGCCGCCGCGGGGACCCTGTTGGTCCTCGTCGTCGGCGCTGGCATCTACGTGGTCTCGGACACGCCGGGCGTCGCCCACGCCGCCGGCACGGGACCGTGTGACATCTACGCCTCGGGTGGCACGCCCTGCGTAGCCGCGCACAGCACCACCCGCGCGCTGTACGGCGCGTACAACGGCCCGCTCTACCAGGTCCGACGCTCGTCGAACAATGCCACCCAGGACATCGGTGTGTTGAGCGCGGGAGGGCTCGCCAACGCCGCCGCACAGGACTCGTTCTGTGCCAACACAAGCTGCGTCATCACCGTCATCTACGACCAGTCCGGTCGGAACAACCGCCTCACCCAGGCGCCTCCCGGCGGCTTCTCCGGCCCCGCTCCCGGCGGATTCGACAACCTCGCCGACGCGAAGGCGGCCCCGATCACGATCGGCGGTCAGAAGGCCTACGGCGTCTACATCGCGCCCGGCACCGGCTACCGCAACAACAACACCAACGGCGTCGCGACCGGCGACCAACCCGAGGGCATCTACGCGGTCGTCGACGGCACGCACTACAACCAGTGGTGCTGCTTCGACTATGGCAACGCCCAGACGAACGGCCTCGCCGACGAGCGCGCCATCATGGAGACCGTCTACTTCGGCGCCAACAAGCAGTGGGGCTACGGTGCGGGTAGCGGCCCCTGGATCATGGCTGACCTGGAGTGGGGGCTGTTCTCCGGGGTGAACGCGGGTTACAACAACATCGCGTCCATCAACCACCGCTTCGTCACAGCCATGGTCAAGGGCGAGCCGAACCACTGGGCGATCCGGGGCGGGAACGCGCAGTCGGGCAGCCTGACGACCTACTTCGACGGGCCGCGCCCCAACGGCTACCACCCCATGAAGAAGGAGGGTGCCATCCTCCTCGGCATCGGTGGCGACAACAGCATCACCGGCCGCGGCACCTTCTTCGAGGGCGTGTTGACCTCCGGCTACCCGTCGGCGGCCACCGAGAACGCCGTCCAAGCCAACATCAACGCCGCCGCGTACGCCCCAGCCAGCGGCGGCAACCCGCAGCAGAACGTCCAGGTCGTGGGCGGACAGTCCGGCCGCTGCATCGACGTACCGAACGGCACCACCACCAACGGCACCCAGGTGCAACTGTGGGACTGCACCGGCGGCACACCACAACGCTGGACCTACACCGCCACCAGACAACTCCAGACGTCCGGCAACAAGTGCCTCGACGCCAACGGCCAAGGCACCACCAACGGCACCCAGGCGATCATCTGGGACTGCCACAGCGGCACCAACCAACAATGGAACCTCAACGCCAACGGCACCATCACCGGCGTCCAATCCGGGCTCTGCCTCGACGCCAACGGCGCCGCCACCGTGAACGGCACCAAACTCATCCTCTGGGCCTGCAACGGACAACAGAACCAGCAGTGGTCCACCCGTAGCTGA
- a CDS encoding LacI family DNA-binding transcriptional regulator gives MNIGEIARRAGVSRSTVSYVLSGKRTVSEATRQRIQAVIDELDYRPNASARALKEGRTRTLGLVIPPASQRLTDMQLGFVASVVEAAARHDLDVLLSPSGGDHDRSFERIVTGRRVDGVVLMEIRLKDDRVTRLTKAGLPFVTIGRTAEPHGMSWIDIDYAGLIARCVHHLADLGHRHVALVNRSAELVAAGYGPSHRALAGFRAAAMERGVTGVEVCCGDDTVSGEACVEELLATHPDVTAVATINEAALPGMQRALTSAGLSVPGDFSVTGVAAQHWAEDFRPPLTAADVPMVEMGAEAVSLLLEIIAAPGAVPRHRLYNPPISLRSSTGPVRGR, from the coding sequence ATGAACATCGGGGAGATCGCCCGCCGGGCGGGGGTGTCCCGCAGCACCGTGTCCTACGTGCTGAGCGGGAAGCGGACCGTGTCCGAGGCGACCCGGCAGCGGATCCAGGCGGTCATCGACGAGCTGGACTACCGACCGAACGCCAGCGCCCGCGCTCTGAAGGAGGGACGCACCCGCACCCTCGGGCTGGTGATCCCTCCGGCCAGCCAGCGGTTGACCGACATGCAGTTGGGCTTCGTCGCCAGCGTCGTCGAGGCGGCCGCCCGCCATGACCTCGATGTGCTGCTCTCTCCGTCCGGCGGCGACCATGACCGGTCGTTCGAGCGGATCGTCACCGGGCGTCGGGTGGACGGTGTGGTCCTCATGGAGATCCGGTTGAAGGACGACCGGGTGACTCGGTTGACCAAGGCCGGCCTGCCGTTCGTCACGATCGGGCGGACCGCCGAGCCGCACGGGATGAGCTGGATCGACATCGACTACGCCGGGCTGATCGCCAGGTGCGTGCACCACCTGGCCGATCTGGGGCACCGGCATGTGGCACTCGTGAACCGCTCCGCGGAGTTGGTGGCCGCGGGTTACGGCCCCAGCCATCGGGCGCTGGCGGGTTTCCGGGCGGCGGCGATGGAGCGGGGCGTGACCGGCGTGGAGGTCTGCTGCGGCGACGACACGGTCTCCGGCGAGGCGTGCGTGGAAGAACTGCTGGCGACACATCCGGACGTCACGGCGGTGGCCACCATCAACGAGGCCGCGCTGCCCGGAATGCAGCGCGCACTGACCAGTGCCGGGCTGTCAGTGCCGGGCGACTTCTCCGTCACCGGCGTCGCCGCCCAGCACTGGGCGGAGGATTTCCGGCCGCCGTTGACCGCTGCGGATGTGCCGATGGTCGAGATGGGCGCCGAGGCGGTGTCGTTGCTGCTGGAGATCATCGCCGCGCCCGGAGCGGTGCCCCGCCACCGGCTGTACAACCCGCCCATCTCGTTGCGCTCCAGCACCGGTCCGGTCCGGGGCCGCTGA
- a CDS encoding amylo-alpha-1,6-glucosidase produces the protein MTVSPSGPEFPIQDIPFSYRGSWFNISPVVAEKTYADDLHLVSHQTGLHPVLRLTPTVAGTTVVATPALLTWRSGTDRIEAVYDGPDTLRIRGRRLGLRVAAAASTLTPFSGTYLYVDPVDGSHVFTSYETGRRYRITVLTGALQRTDGAEALGTADRSLDLPGDQPWEIAIEEYATARRPYTGSVTFEQLCRDRITEFTAFVDAIAPWRGADTPAAELAAYVLWSATVAPAGFVTRPAVLMSKHWMDKVWSWDHCFNAIALASGEPELAWHQFHLPFDHQDESGALPDSIAHSEVLHNYVKPPIHGWALRHLRRRLPQPLDRAALAQTYDRLARWTRFWLDARRAPGHDLPHYQHGNDSGWDNATTFDGDRVLQTADLAAFLVSQLRCLADLAAELGEPADQWSREADRIQGAMLRDLWDGERFTARNPRTGHRRASRSLLDLMPVALGAGLPTPVAAALARGAETHLTTHGLATEPTDSAHYVADGYWRGPIWAPSTVLVEDGLRRAGQTRIADDISRRFLALCEKSGFAENFDAETGAGLRDRAYTWTASSYLILAAAQEERRVAGG, from the coding sequence ATGACCGTCTCCCCGTCCGGTCCGGAGTTTCCCATCCAGGACATCCCGTTCAGCTACCGAGGATCCTGGTTCAACATCTCTCCGGTGGTTGCCGAGAAGACGTACGCCGACGATCTGCACCTGGTCTCCCACCAGACCGGGCTGCATCCCGTACTGCGCCTCACCCCCACGGTCGCCGGTACCACAGTCGTCGCCACGCCCGCGCTGCTGACCTGGCGCAGTGGCACCGACCGGATCGAGGCCGTCTACGACGGGCCGGACACCCTGCGGATCCGGGGCCGACGGCTCGGCCTGCGGGTGGCCGCAGCCGCGAGCACCCTCACCCCGTTCAGCGGCACCTACCTGTACGTCGACCCGGTCGACGGGTCACACGTGTTCACCTCGTACGAGACCGGTCGCCGCTACCGGATCACGGTGCTCACCGGTGCTCTTCAGCGGACCGACGGCGCGGAGGCGCTCGGCACCGCCGACCGGTCCCTGGACCTCCCCGGGGACCAACCCTGGGAGATCGCGATCGAGGAGTACGCCACCGCCCGCCGCCCGTACACCGGATCGGTCACCTTCGAGCAGTTGTGCCGCGACCGGATCACCGAGTTCACCGCGTTCGTCGACGCGATCGCGCCGTGGCGCGGCGCGGACACCCCGGCCGCCGAGCTGGCCGCGTACGTCCTGTGGTCGGCCACCGTCGCTCCGGCGGGCTTCGTCACCCGCCCGGCCGTCCTCATGTCCAAGCACTGGATGGACAAGGTGTGGAGCTGGGACCACTGCTTCAACGCGATCGCCCTGGCCAGCGGCGAGCCGGAGCTGGCCTGGCACCAGTTCCACCTGCCCTTCGACCACCAGGATGAGTCCGGCGCCCTACCCGACTCGATCGCCCACTCCGAGGTCCTGCACAACTACGTCAAGCCCCCCATTCACGGCTGGGCTCTACGACACCTGCGCCGACGCCTTCCTCAGCCGCTGGACCGGGCGGCGCTGGCGCAGACGTACGACCGGCTCGCCCGGTGGACCAGGTTCTGGCTCGACGCGCGCCGAGCCCCCGGCCACGATCTGCCCCACTACCAGCACGGCAACGACAGCGGCTGGGACAACGCGACCACCTTCGACGGCGACCGGGTTCTCCAGACGGCCGACCTCGCCGCGTTCCTGGTCTCGCAGCTTCGCTGCCTGGCGGACCTCGCCGCCGAGCTGGGCGAACCCGCCGACCAGTGGTCCCGGGAGGCCGACCGGATCCAGGGCGCCATGCTCCGGGACCTGTGGGACGGCGAACGTTTCACCGCCCGCAACCCTCGCACCGGGCATCGGCGGGCGAGCCGCAGCCTGCTCGACCTGATGCCCGTCGCCCTCGGGGCCGGCCTGCCCACCCCGGTCGCCGCCGCTCTGGCCCGGGGCGCCGAGACGCACCTGACCACGCACGGGCTGGCCACCGAGCCGACGGACTCGGCCCACTACGTGGCCGACGGCTACTGGCGTGGCCCGATCTGGGCACCCTCCACCGTTCTGGTCGAGGACGGTCTGCGCCGGGCCGGGCAGACCAGGATCGCCGACGACATCAGCCGACGATTCCTCGCCTTGTGTGAGAAGTCCGGCTTCGCGGAGAACTTCGACGCCGAAACCGGCGCTGGGCTCAGGGACCGCGCGTACACCTGGACTGCCAGCAGCTATCTCATCCTCGCTGCCGCCCAGGAGGAGCGGCGAGTCGCGGGTGGGTAG
- a CDS encoding carbohydrate ABC transporter permease has translation MTTSTPRAWWKTGIGLVLTGLMLFPVYWMINVSFTRDQDMRASPPHLIPTNGTLDGYRAVLDQQLPYLGTSFLVGLGTVALTVALAAPAGYALAKLRPPGGPALSFMLLIAQMIPGIIMAMGFYAIYLNLGVLNTLPGLILADTTLAVPFGVLIFTAFMSGIPDELLQAAVVDGAGRLRTFWSVVLPVSRNSIVTVSLFAFLWSWSDFIFASTLAGGGDHQPITLGIYHYIGNNNQQWNAIMATAVVASIPAAVLLILAQRYVSMGVTAGAIKD, from the coding sequence ATGACCACCTCAACGCCTCGGGCCTGGTGGAAGACCGGCATCGGCCTGGTGCTGACCGGGCTGATGCTCTTTCCGGTCTATTGGATGATCAACGTGTCGTTCACCCGGGACCAGGACATGCGGGCCAGTCCCCCGCACCTGATTCCGACCAACGGCACGTTGGACGGCTACCGCGCGGTGCTCGACCAACAACTGCCGTACCTCGGCACCAGCTTTCTGGTCGGCCTCGGCACGGTGGCGCTGACCGTGGCGCTGGCGGCCCCCGCCGGATACGCGCTGGCGAAGCTCCGGCCGCCCGGCGGCCCGGCGCTGAGCTTCATGCTGCTGATCGCGCAGATGATCCCGGGGATCATCATGGCGATGGGCTTCTACGCCATCTATCTCAATCTCGGCGTCCTGAACACGCTGCCCGGCCTGATCCTGGCCGACACGACACTGGCGGTGCCGTTCGGCGTGTTGATCTTCACGGCGTTCATGTCCGGAATTCCCGACGAGCTGCTCCAGGCCGCCGTGGTCGACGGCGCCGGTCGGCTGCGGACCTTCTGGTCGGTCGTGCTGCCGGTCAGCCGCAACTCGATCGTCACGGTGTCGCTGTTCGCGTTCCTCTGGTCCTGGTCGGACTTCATCTTCGCCTCGACCCTCGCCGGCGGCGGCGACCATCAGCCGATCACTCTCGGCATCTACCACTACATCGGCAACAACAACCAGCAGTGGAACGCCATCATGGCCACCGCTGTCGTCGCCTCCATTCCCGCCGCCGTGCTGCTGATCCTGGCCCAGCGGTACGTCTCGATGGGCGTGACCGCCGGCGCCATCAAGGACTGA
- a CDS encoding carbohydrate ABC transporter permease → MTVYLTAFYAYPLYRNVELSLREYTVRSFVQGDAPFAGLDNYRTVLTDPAFGPTLAHTLIFTAASLAFQFSIGMALALFFHQHFPLSRTLRALILIPWLLPLIVSASTWSWLLNSDSGLVNAALGVVGISPVNWLTSPGWSLTSVIIANVWIGIPFNLVVLYSGLQAIPAEMYEASALDGATGWQRFWSITFPLLRPVSTITLLLGLIYTLKVFDIIWIMTRGGPIGSSATLATWSYRLGFGNLLPEFGPGAAIGNLLIVMALIAGLVYIRIERRQHLR, encoded by the coding sequence GTGACCGTCTACCTGACGGCCTTCTACGCCTACCCGCTCTACCGCAACGTCGAGTTGAGCCTGCGCGAGTACACCGTTCGCTCGTTCGTACAGGGCGACGCGCCCTTCGCCGGCCTCGACAACTACCGGACGGTCCTGACCGACCCGGCCTTCGGGCCGACGCTGGCGCACACCCTGATCTTCACCGCCGCGTCGCTCGCCTTCCAGTTCAGCATCGGCATGGCCCTCGCGCTCTTCTTCCACCAGCACTTCCCGCTGTCGCGCACGCTGCGGGCGCTCATCCTCATACCGTGGCTGCTGCCGCTGATCGTCTCGGCGTCGACCTGGTCGTGGCTGCTCAACAGCGACTCCGGTCTGGTCAACGCGGCGCTCGGCGTCGTGGGGATCAGCCCGGTCAACTGGCTCACCTCGCCGGGCTGGTCGCTCACCTCGGTGATCATCGCGAACGTCTGGATCGGCATCCCGTTCAACCTGGTGGTGCTGTACAGCGGACTGCAGGCGATCCCCGCCGAGATGTACGAGGCGTCCGCGCTCGACGGCGCGACGGGATGGCAACGGTTCTGGTCGATCACTTTCCCGTTGCTGCGTCCCGTCTCCACGATCACGCTGCTGCTGGGGCTGATCTACACGCTGAAGGTCTTCGACATCATCTGGATCATGACCAGGGGTGGCCCGATCGGCTCCTCGGCAACGCTCGCCACCTGGTCGTACCGGCTCGGCTTCGGCAACCTGCTGCCCGAGTTCGGCCCGGGTGCGGCCATCGGCAACCTGCTCATCGTAATGGCCCTCATCGCCGGGCTCGTCTACATCCGGATCGAGCGGAGGCAGCACCTACGATGA